Proteins encoded together in one Thermophilibacter immobilis window:
- a CDS encoding tyrosine-protein phosphatase, with the protein MQEHTKRPHHGRIDFKGLPNTRDLGGLETVDGRYVRPGLLLRSGALFFATSSDIDRLLEEDHLRAVVDLRGDDELAELPDPMDRMPHVSYLHADVLKDAIEGISQDVAARARLEKVHSSDADPALFMETMYPRILLGESGVASYRALMRRLLETTDGALLWHCHVGRDRCGMASMLVEQALGVPMDAMEDDYLATNLYTDVESDERSAANPRFIRAAVAGVKRAFGSLDGYLHEALGLDDADLAELRGRYLE; encoded by the coding sequence ATGCAGGAGCACACCAAAAGGCCCCACCACGGACGCATCGACTTCAAGGGGCTGCCCAACACGCGCGACCTCGGGGGGCTCGAGACGGTGGACGGTCGCTACGTGCGACCGGGCCTGCTGCTGCGCTCGGGTGCCCTCTTCTTTGCCACCTCCTCCGACATCGACCGCCTGCTCGAGGAGGACCACCTGCGCGCCGTGGTCGACCTGCGCGGCGACGACGAGCTGGCCGAGCTGCCCGATCCCATGGACCGCATGCCGCACGTGAGCTACCTGCACGCCGACGTGCTCAAGGACGCCATCGAGGGCATCTCGCAGGACGTCGCCGCCCGTGCCCGCCTCGAGAAGGTACACTCCTCCGACGCGGACCCCGCGCTCTTCATGGAGACGATGTACCCGCGCATCCTGCTCGGCGAGTCCGGGGTCGCCAGCTATCGGGCGCTCATGCGCCGCCTGCTCGAGACCACGGACGGGGCGCTCCTGTGGCACTGCCACGTGGGGCGCGACCGCTGCGGCATGGCGAGCATGCTCGTCGAGCAGGCCCTGGGCGTCCCCATGGACGCGATGGAGGACGACTACCTGGCCACCAACCTCTACACCGACGTCGAGTCCGACGAGCGCAGCGCCGCGAACCCGCGCTTCATCCGCGCGGCCGTGGCCGGGGTCAAGCGCGCCTTCGGGAGTCTCGACGGCTACCTGCACGAGGCGCTCGGCCTGGACGACGCCGACCTCGCCGAGCTGCGCGGGCGCTACCTGGAGTAG
- the ligA gene encoding NAD-dependent DNA ligase LigA, with the protein MADEKGATPPRARAAELNRLLNTYAYRYYALDDPAVTDAEFDRLLQELLALEAAHPELVSPDSYTQRVGGYVSEQFEPVRHAARMYSMDDAMDLPELDEWLSRTDEALGATPQHPVAYTCELKIDGLGVALTYRDAQFVRAATRGDGTTGENVTANVLTIADVPHALAPAGLAHVDSGGLGHTIEVRGEVYMPKHSFVRLNEGADAAGREPFANPRNAAAGSLRQKDPKVTSHRDLETFLYAVADESPLDVRTQAEFLQWLTDCGFSVNPHACRCTSAREVHEFCERALAQRDELDYDIDGVVVKVDSLASQEALGFTARAPRWAIAFKFPPEEKRTVLRQIRIQVGRTGVLTPVAEFDPVVVAGSTIARATLHNIDEIRRKNVRAGDTIVVHKAGDVIPEVVGPVLELRPEGSEEFEMPELCPSCGSPVMREEGEVAFRCVSIDCPAQAAERLIHWGSRNAMDIDGLGDEIVSRMVAQGLLSDVADFYDSLTEKSLAEVSMDRQSMDGDDIVVGKVIARKIMAQIDESRGRGLARVLFGLGIRHVGANVAATLAGRFGSLQALQAATEEDIAQVGGIGPKIAASVRAFFSVPENVAVVERLREAGVSLEQELTAPVRPQTLAGLTFVLTGTLQSHTRSSAGAALKELGAKVAGSVSKKTSFVVAGEAAGSKLERARALGVTVLDEAGLDRILATGEPPRGE; encoded by the coding sequence ATGGCAGACGAGAAGGGCGCGACGCCCCCGCGTGCGCGCGCGGCGGAGCTCAACCGGCTGCTCAACACCTACGCCTATCGCTACTACGCGCTCGACGACCCCGCTGTGACCGACGCGGAGTTCGACCGTCTGCTCCAGGAGCTCCTCGCCCTCGAGGCGGCTCATCCCGAGCTCGTCTCTCCCGATTCGTACACGCAGCGCGTCGGGGGCTACGTCTCAGAGCAGTTCGAGCCCGTGCGACACGCCGCGCGCATGTACTCAATGGACGACGCGATGGACCTGCCCGAGCTCGACGAGTGGCTCTCCCGCACCGACGAGGCCCTGGGCGCCACGCCCCAGCACCCGGTCGCCTATACCTGCGAGCTCAAGATCGACGGCCTCGGCGTGGCCCTCACGTATCGAGACGCCCAGTTCGTGCGCGCCGCCACGCGCGGGGACGGCACGACCGGAGAGAACGTCACGGCCAACGTCCTCACGATCGCAGACGTCCCGCACGCGCTCGCGCCTGCGGGCCTCGCGCACGTGGACTCCGGCGGCCTGGGGCACACGATCGAGGTGCGTGGCGAGGTCTACATGCCCAAGCACAGCTTCGTGCGCCTGAACGAGGGCGCGGACGCTGCTGGTCGCGAGCCGTTCGCGAACCCCAGAAACGCGGCCGCCGGCAGCCTTCGCCAGAAGGACCCCAAGGTCACGTCTCATCGCGACCTCGAGACCTTCCTCTACGCCGTCGCCGACGAGTCCCCGCTCGACGTGCGCACCCAGGCGGAGTTTTTGCAGTGGCTCACGGACTGCGGCTTCTCGGTGAACCCGCACGCCTGCCGCTGCACGAGCGCCCGCGAGGTCCACGAGTTCTGCGAGCGCGCCCTCGCCCAGCGCGACGAGCTCGACTACGACATCGACGGCGTGGTCGTGAAGGTGGACTCGCTTGCCAGCCAGGAGGCGCTCGGCTTCACCGCGCGCGCGCCGCGCTGGGCCATCGCGTTCAAGTTCCCCCCCGAGGAGAAGCGCACCGTCCTGCGCCAGATTCGCATCCAGGTGGGGCGCACGGGCGTCCTCACGCCCGTCGCCGAGTTCGATCCCGTGGTCGTGGCCGGCTCCACGATCGCGCGCGCGACGCTCCACAACATCGATGAGATTCGCCGCAAGAACGTCCGCGCCGGCGACACGATCGTGGTCCACAAGGCGGGAGACGTGATTCCCGAGGTCGTGGGACCCGTGCTGGAACTGCGGCCGGAGGGCTCCGAGGAGTTCGAGATGCCCGAGCTCTGCCCCTCCTGCGGAAGCCCCGTCATGCGCGAGGAGGGGGAGGTGGCCTTCCGCTGCGTCTCCATCGACTGCCCGGCCCAGGCCGCCGAGCGCCTCATCCACTGGGGCAGCCGCAACGCCATGGACATCGACGGCCTGGGCGACGAGATCGTCTCGCGCATGGTCGCGCAGGGCCTGCTGTCTGATGTGGCGGACTTCTACGACAGCCTCACCGAGAAGTCCCTGGCCGAGGTCTCCATGGACCGCCAGTCCATGGACGGAGACGACATCGTGGTGGGCAAGGTGATCGCCAGGAAGATCATGGCGCAGATCGACGAGTCGCGCGGTCGCGGCCTCGCGCGCGTGCTCTTTGGCCTGGGCATCCGCCACGTGGGCGCCAACGTGGCGGCCACGCTCGCCGGGCGCTTCGGGTCGCTACAGGCGCTCCAGGCGGCCACCGAGGAGGACATCGCTCAGGTCGGCGGCATCGGTCCCAAGATCGCGGCCAGCGTGCGCGCGTTCTTCTCGGTGCCGGAGAACGTGGCCGTGGTGGAGCGGCTGCGCGAGGCGGGGGTCTCGCTCGAGCAGGAGCTCACGGCGCCGGTGCGCCCGCAGACCCTCGCGGGCCTCACGTTCGTGCTCACCGGCACCCTGCAGTCCCACACGCGCTCCTCCGCCGGCGCGGCCCTGAAGGAGCTTGGCGCCAAGGTCGCAGGCTCGGTCTCCAAGAAGACGAGCTTCGTGGTGGCTGGCGAGGCGGCCGGCTCCAAGCTCGAGCGGGCCCGCGCGCTGGGTGTCACCGTGCTCGACGAGGCGGGTCTCGACCGCATCCTCGCGACGGGAGAGCCCCCGAGGGGGGAGTAG